From the Bdellovibrio reynosensis genome, one window contains:
- a CDS encoding murein L,D-transpeptidase catalytic domain family protein: protein MILKSLLITALVSSSAGVAFAQTAAVQKKILAQGVPAEAFNRLKKFINNNQGRTYTIDTYTCDGRDENSVRPCEESKRNRSSKRVTVVNPQYVAIVDFTAPSTKRRFYLINLKTGTVQKFYTAHGIGSGKSNYAVAFSNTKDSRQTSLGIYVAGEVYTGHYGDTLRMYGLQRSNDEAYNRDIVLHGAWYVGEDFINSIDPKTGNARGRLGVSWGCPAVSMSVAQKIIPLLKGGSLIYHYHADLDDASLSGAEVSLR, encoded by the coding sequence ATGATTTTAAAGTCTCTCTTAATAACTGCTTTAGTAAGCTCTTCTGCTGGCGTTGCGTTCGCGCAAACAGCGGCCGTTCAAAAAAAGATTCTGGCTCAAGGTGTGCCTGCTGAGGCTTTTAATCGCCTTAAGAAATTTATAAATAACAATCAAGGCCGTACCTACACCATTGATACCTACACTTGTGATGGTCGTGATGAAAACAGCGTTCGCCCTTGCGAGGAATCTAAACGCAATCGCAGCAGCAAACGTGTGACGGTTGTTAACCCTCAGTATGTAGCCATCGTTGATTTTACGGCACCATCAACAAAACGACGATTTTATCTTATCAATTTAAAAACCGGTACCGTTCAAAAATTCTATACTGCCCATGGCATTGGAAGCGGTAAAAGTAATTACGCTGTAGCTTTCAGCAACACCAAAGATTCCCGTCAGACTTCTTTAGGTATCTACGTGGCTGGTGAAGTTTATACGGGCCACTATGGGGATACTCTTCGTATGTATGGTTTGCAGCGTTCAAATGATGAAGCCTACAATCGTGATATCGTATTGCATGGTGCTTGGTATGTAGGTGAAGACTTTATTAATTCAATCGATCCAAAAACTGGCAATGCCCGTGGCCGCTTAGGTGTAAGCTGGGGATGCCCGGCAGTTTCAATGTCAGTCGCACAAAAAATCATTCCTCTGCTTAAAGGTGGCAGTTTGATTTATCACTACCACGCAGATCTTGATGATGCTTCTTTAAGCGGCGCTGAAGTGAGCCTTCGCTAA
- the ettA gene encoding energy-dependent translational throttle protein EttA: MSQEIIYTMKGVSKVYPPQRYVLKDIYLSYFYGAKIGVLGLNGSGKSTLLRIMAGVDKDFLGEAFPSKTMKVGYFEQEPQLDETLTVKENIFAGMGELPKLMKEYNAINDKFSDPDLDPDEMNKLIEKQGAIQEKLEALGAWDVDQKIEIVMDALRCPDGDLPVTNLSGGEKRRVALARLIMSEPDILLLDEPTNHLDAESVAWLEQYLSKFPGTVIAVTHDRYFLDNVAGWILELDRGEGIPWKGNYTSWLEQKDKRTANEQKDQARKAKTLEKELDWIRQGAKARQAKSKARISNYENLLKEASPEKIQEMSIYIPPGPRLGDIVVEAKDITKAYNHKVLLDNVSFTIPKGAIVGVIGPNGVGKSTLFRMITGKESPDGGSFKVGETVKIAYVDQTRETLDPNKTIYEELSGGADVIQLGTREINARQYVSWFNFSGTDQQKKVGQLSGGERNRVNMAKILKQGANLLLLDEPTNDLDVNTMRALEEALLEFGGSAVVISHDRWFLDRVCTHIMAFEGDSKIEFFPGNFSEYEEDRKKRLGENAGPKRIRFKMV; this comes from the coding sequence ATGTCTCAAGAGATTATCTACACAATGAAGGGCGTAAGTAAAGTATATCCTCCACAAAGATATGTGCTGAAGGATATTTATCTTTCTTACTTTTATGGCGCCAAAATCGGGGTTTTGGGTCTAAACGGCTCTGGTAAATCCACTTTGCTTAGAATTATGGCAGGGGTAGATAAGGATTTCTTGGGTGAAGCCTTCCCATCTAAGACGATGAAGGTCGGTTACTTCGAACAAGAACCTCAGTTGGATGAGACTTTGACGGTAAAAGAAAACATCTTTGCTGGCATGGGCGAACTTCCAAAGTTGATGAAAGAATATAACGCCATCAATGATAAGTTCAGCGATCCTGACTTGGATCCGGATGAAATGAACAAGCTGATCGAAAAACAAGGTGCCATCCAGGAAAAATTGGAAGCTTTGGGAGCTTGGGATGTCGATCAGAAGATCGAAATCGTGATGGATGCACTTCGCTGTCCAGATGGCGATTTGCCTGTAACAAATCTATCAGGTGGTGAAAAACGCCGTGTGGCTTTGGCTCGTTTGATTATGTCTGAGCCAGATATTTTATTACTGGATGAGCCAACGAATCACTTGGATGCGGAATCAGTGGCTTGGCTTGAACAATATCTTTCTAAGTTCCCAGGGACAGTTATTGCGGTTACGCATGACCGTTATTTCCTAGATAACGTTGCTGGTTGGATCTTAGAACTTGATCGCGGTGAAGGTATTCCTTGGAAAGGGAACTACACGTCTTGGCTTGAACAAAAAGACAAACGCACAGCGAACGAACAAAAGGACCAAGCTCGTAAAGCTAAGACTCTTGAAAAAGAGTTGGATTGGATTCGCCAAGGGGCTAAAGCTCGTCAGGCAAAATCTAAGGCGCGTATTTCTAACTACGAAAACTTGTTAAAAGAAGCATCGCCAGAAAAAATCCAAGAGATGTCTATTTACATCCCACCAGGACCTCGTTTGGGTGACATCGTTGTCGAAGCTAAAGACATCACGAAGGCTTACAACCACAAAGTTCTTTTGGATAACGTGAGCTTCACGATTCCAAAAGGGGCTATCGTGGGTGTTATCGGACCGAACGGTGTGGGTAAATCGACTTTATTCCGCATGATCACGGGGAAGGAATCTCCAGATGGCGGTTCATTCAAAGTAGGTGAGACGGTGAAGATCGCTTACGTCGATCAAACCCGTGAGACCTTGGATCCAAACAAAACTATTTATGAAGAACTTTCTGGCGGAGCAGACGTGATCCAATTAGGAACACGTGAAATCAATGCTCGTCAGTACGTTTCTTGGTTTAACTTCTCTGGAACAGACCAACAGAAAAAAGTCGGTCAGTTATCCGGTGGAGAAAGAAACCGCGTAAACATGGCGAAGATCCTTAAACAAGGTGCAAACTTATTGCTTCTGGATGAGCCAACAAATGATCTAGACGTAAACACGATGCGTGCGCTTGAAGAAGCGTTGCTTGAATTCGGTGGATCTGCCGTAGTGATTTCGCATGATCGCTGGTTCTTAGACCGCGTGTGCACGCACATCATGGCGTTTGAAGGGGACTCTAAGATTGAGTTCTTCCCAGGAAACTTCTCTGAATACGAAGAAGACCGCAAAAAACGTCTTGGCGAGAATGCTGGGCCTAAACGTATTCGCTTTAAGATGGTTTAG
- a CDS encoding RluA family pseudouridine synthase, producing the protein MSTELIIIEKNKHWLVVDKPAGISVHNEVGDVKSLLKKQLPAGSYQDIFLVHRLDKETSGLMLIALDQKTAANLADLFQTHQAEKFYYAVLRGPMPVTGQWQEWNQSISDKAEGRKNPQGLSKDRIEAKTLFKVVKANRYFSLIEVRLMTGRQHQIRKHTAMAKHAIVGDSRYGDPKYNSKMTGMYGTDRMYLHAFKLRLPLEGKTHEFTTGIPAEFEELVKSTEEL; encoded by the coding sequence TTGAGTACGGAATTAATAATCATTGAGAAAAATAAGCACTGGCTGGTGGTGGATAAACCAGCTGGCATTAGTGTTCACAATGAAGTGGGCGACGTGAAGAGTCTTTTAAAAAAGCAGCTTCCAGCCGGATCTTATCAGGATATTTTTTTGGTTCACCGTTTGGATAAAGAAACTAGCGGGCTGATGCTTATAGCTTTGGATCAAAAGACGGCCGCGAACTTAGCTGATCTTTTTCAAACCCATCAGGCCGAGAAATTTTATTACGCTGTTTTGCGCGGACCTATGCCCGTCACTGGACAGTGGCAAGAATGGAATCAATCCATTTCAGATAAAGCGGAGGGGCGCAAGAATCCGCAAGGTCTTAGCAAAGATCGTATTGAAGCGAAGACTCTTTTTAAAGTTGTTAAAGCCAATCGCTATTTTTCCTTAATTGAAGTTCGGCTGATGACGGGGCGCCAACACCAAATTCGCAAACACACGGCCATGGCTAAACATGCTATCGTCGGTGATTCTCGCTATGGCGATCCAAAGTACAACTCTAAGATGACGGGTATGTATGGTACGGATCGAATGTATTTGCATGCATTTAAATTACGCCTTCCACTAGAGGGTAAAACCCACGAATTTACGACTGGGATTCCTGCGGAGTTTGAAGAGTTAGTTAAATCCACTGAAGAACTGTAA
- a CDS encoding ParA family protein encodes MSVLATQEFCITLSDLASFMEISPTEVKKKAEAVLNKKVKSPWLMPEEVRTLLLASGYKYPQKVISVQMLKGGVAKTTSVLNVGLRAAMYGAKVLFIDLDQQANLSFALGVEDESLPVWVDIVEKRKSIEECVRFVEPHVDLIPSSLNNSVLDRALMNSNRNWAQVVKAPLAKIRHRYDLILIDTAPALSAVNTAVTVASDEVVLPVNPDKFAFLGLEKNLSELEDIKQDFNLQFRRKILFTKFDGRENTSHELLQKCIESFEDSLMKGYIRTSSEVKNTVRSGKSLFAGKSPVKADYDFVTREMLGFV; translated from the coding sequence ATGTCAGTTCTGGCAACGCAGGAGTTTTGCATCACCCTGAGTGATCTGGCCTCTTTCATGGAGATTTCTCCTACTGAAGTAAAAAAGAAAGCAGAAGCTGTTCTAAATAAAAAAGTAAAATCACCATGGCTGATGCCCGAAGAGGTGAGAACGCTACTTTTAGCTTCAGGCTATAAATACCCGCAGAAAGTTATCTCAGTACAAATGCTAAAGGGTGGAGTTGCAAAAACCACTTCTGTTTTGAATGTCGGTTTAAGAGCTGCCATGTACGGGGCAAAAGTTCTATTCATCGATTTAGATCAGCAAGCAAACTTAAGTTTCGCTTTGGGAGTCGAAGATGAATCCTTGCCAGTATGGGTAGACATCGTCGAGAAACGCAAAAGCATTGAAGAGTGCGTTCGTTTCGTGGAACCCCATGTGGATCTAATACCATCTTCATTAAATAACTCAGTCCTTGATAGAGCTCTAATGAACTCCAATCGCAATTGGGCGCAAGTGGTAAAAGCTCCATTAGCAAAAATCCGTCACCGCTATGATCTAATCCTAATTGATACAGCACCTGCCTTAAGTGCGGTGAATACAGCAGTCACAGTGGCTTCCGATGAAGTCGTGTTGCCAGTGAATCCAGATAAGTTTGCCTTCCTGGGTTTAGAAAAAAACTTAAGTGAGCTAGAAGACATCAAGCAAGACTTCAACCTGCAGTTCCGTCGAAAAATTCTTTTCACGAAATTTGATGGACGCGAAAACACCAGTCATGAGCTTCTACAAAAGTGTATTGAATCTTTTGAGGATAGTTTGATGAAGGGCTATATTCGAACCTCTTCTGAGGTTAAAAACACCGTGCGTTCCGGCAAAAGCCTTTTCGCTGGAAAATCGCCTGTAAAAGCTGATTATGATTTTGTGACTCGAGAAATGTTAGGCTTCGTTTAA
- a CDS encoding sensor histidine kinase translates to MRDLEFTSNEAFKKRLTYFKVIYALGVSVCLIYLAKYNFEYKTTEYNHVLIPGWLGFAIIPLLMMKLTKNFLWSALTLSFFAIGMLTYLLYTAGGAEAPGIFWLAAVPLVLGVLIGLPGSLAGYIIVTVIITVFWWLHVSRIGPNVIHDYGNYEKEKSFNLITFLLFSCFTTHQYIKSEERHLKRLQKQNSDVENLLRVLIHDVANTLTGMTSNLLRAKEGPRAFSSVEFERMEKAVDDIQNLLSQVRHLKSVKDGKAELPLKPLSLALVLNEVYESTLSQAQRKGIKLSLELSRDRMMINAERTILSNVVLLNLMSNAIKFSHPGERIDVRAFSKDEGVIVEIQDYGIGIPTEILEQIFSLQAKTSRPGTQGEKGTGYGMPLAKEYLQLMDGSLEIHSQIEATPDRPRGTIVRLRLPLAKVHAEPS, encoded by the coding sequence ATGCGCGACCTTGAGTTTACATCTAATGAAGCATTTAAAAAGAGACTTACCTACTTTAAGGTTATCTATGCATTGGGTGTTTCGGTCTGCTTAATCTACTTAGCTAAATACAATTTCGAATACAAAACCACAGAGTACAATCACGTCTTAATCCCCGGCTGGCTTGGTTTTGCCATCATTCCCCTTCTGATGATGAAGCTTACAAAGAACTTCCTTTGGTCAGCCTTAACCCTGTCGTTCTTTGCGATTGGGATGCTGACTTATCTTTTATATACAGCGGGCGGAGCTGAAGCTCCCGGAATTTTCTGGTTAGCTGCTGTGCCCTTGGTGCTTGGGGTTTTAATAGGATTGCCTGGTTCTTTAGCAGGATACATCATTGTTACCGTCATCATCACCGTCTTTTGGTGGCTGCATGTTTCTCGTATTGGGCCCAATGTGATTCACGATTACGGCAATTATGAAAAGGAAAAGAGCTTTAATCTTATCACCTTCCTGCTGTTTTCATGCTTCACAACCCATCAATATATTAAGAGCGAAGAACGCCACCTGAAGCGCCTGCAAAAACAAAACAGCGATGTGGAAAACTTATTACGGGTCCTTATTCATGACGTGGCGAATACCTTGACTGGAATGACTTCAAATTTGTTACGCGCCAAAGAAGGGCCAAGGGCTTTTTCTAGTGTTGAGTTTGAGCGAATGGAAAAGGCTGTTGATGATATTCAAAATCTGCTTTCCCAAGTGCGACACCTTAAGTCAGTTAAAGATGGTAAGGCAGAGTTACCTTTAAAACCTCTATCTTTAGCTCTGGTCCTGAATGAAGTTTATGAGTCCACTCTTTCCCAGGCCCAGCGTAAGGGTATTAAGCTGTCTTTAGAACTCTCGCGGGATCGAATGATGATTAACGCCGAGCGAACGATACTAAGCAACGTAGTGCTGCTAAATCTGATGAGTAATGCCATTAAGTTTTCACATCCCGGCGAGCGCATTGACGTGCGGGCCTTTTCTAAGGACGAAGGGGTGATTGTTGAAATTCAAGATTATGGTATTGGCATTCCGACTGAAATCTTAGAGCAAATCTTTAGTTTGCAAGCAAAGACCTCTCGCCCGGGAACCCAAGGGGAAAAAGGCACGGGTTACGGCATGCCGTTAGCCAAAGAGTATTTGCAGCTTATGGATGGCAGTCTTGAAATCCATTCGCAAATTGAGGCAACCCCAGACCGCCCGCGCGGGACTATTGTAAGGCTCAGACTTCCATTAGCGAAGGTGCATGCAGAGCCGTCTTAA
- a CDS encoding tail fiber domain-containing protein has translation MKKRNVFAALLLLFSLTAYAVPGSLTYQGRIKDSQGQGLEVNGVVFEFTIMNPTGTCALYRETSNAVDMRNSTGVFDVPIGTGTKNFPAAAGFKLLDSFDNSAALSCEGGGTYTPLVDDKRVLRVQFHDGTGWKLISPDSEIRSVPFAGHAKVAQTALKLGSNVASDFVAKSSLPVCAAGEYLRHIAPSGTFVCSAPSVPGANVTGNIAGSAAGFTGSLVGDVSGTQGATSVDKIKGVTVDMTGIASGKVLKYDGSKWAPADDAGTAGSLTGLTGDVTSSGSPVATVTLADGTVATAKIVDGAVNSAKILDATIVDADIAAGAAIVDTKLATISTAGKVSGSAITSGTIAGTTAINTSGLIQTSNGFRVYQGANYVELKAPAALAGDLTFKLPDTLGSSGQVLTNNGSGNLTWSTPAVGSVTSVSASAPLASSGGATPTISLSDTVTAGTATKITYNAKGLVTGGASLVAGDIPNLTGDVTSTGGAASTKVVKIQNVGVVSTTPLTGQAFLFDGTNWGIQYFGFGQMRSTTTGNLQMPTSCSTADKTLTWSAITDTFACTTIAIANTQVSGLGTASTKNFGTSAGQLVELDGGARIPASLLPVAAGGVLVDGGNTTGAAISVGANDDHSLLLKTNNATRITVANSGNVGVGYGSPAVQLDVASKARVVDAATAYLMINGDSGNTQGDAGEVTGVLGFGSDGANTAGVPANGMTLEHLNFAGTHALAFRHYNASTMVERMRINNDGKVGIGTTAPIGTLDIVANNSSYLRIQQSSADTNAPAVAFAKSRGDITTPAAVLSGDRIMGLYGQAYHSGNAFTANIAAIQFLAAENITASAQGSSIDFGTTPIGSTTRSTRMTLGPNGYLGIGQSSPVVPLHVRSALATTATHPYRAGIIAEGEGTDVTGRIGLKTSSATESPVLLGYRSRGTIASPTTLSSGDVVLSIVGSGYDGTAWSAGANSGEMHFVTTEAHSATNHGTAILFKTIANGTNTNAETMRIDHDGEVGIGTSSPSAALDVARDQDSNTAVRVRNSHNSGTTAYASTAAESDGSAIEMVAYSTTHTGTFGTVPIADSVALRSWAGKPTSNMFVGTGSSAPLHLGIANTPRLTFATNGYTGLGTTTPNGQLDLQATGAHEIRFGSTGMSSTNKDFRIVQDNAANFTRLSTGGDTYTWMSFQMDTGFVGIGNTSPQYTLDVTGNFRITGTPYRNGGDIAWTVPSDKRLKDVTGQYQYGLKEIANLDVIRFRYKNGNAIGAETEKEFVGVLAQEVQKQIPDAVKLEKNGYLSLNSSPIFWALVNSTKELKFRCESTEQKVETHSRMIASLVEENKELKAKVKNTESEMQKLKAANDDLKARMDKIERMLLKK, from the coding sequence ATGAAAAAACGGAACGTATTTGCCGCGTTACTTCTTCTTTTTAGTCTGACTGCTTATGCCGTCCCAGGTTCTTTAACCTATCAAGGGCGCATTAAAGATTCTCAAGGGCAAGGCCTCGAAGTGAATGGTGTTGTTTTCGAATTCACCATCATGAATCCGACAGGCACTTGTGCACTTTATCGCGAAACTTCCAATGCGGTGGATATGCGCAACTCTACGGGTGTGTTCGATGTTCCAATTGGCACAGGCACTAAGAACTTCCCTGCTGCGGCGGGCTTTAAACTTCTTGATAGTTTTGATAATAGCGCTGCCCTTTCTTGTGAAGGCGGCGGCACGTACACTCCCCTTGTTGATGACAAGCGAGTTTTACGTGTGCAATTTCATGATGGCACGGGTTGGAAATTAATTTCCCCTGACAGTGAGATTCGCTCTGTTCCTTTTGCGGGTCACGCCAAAGTAGCACAGACTGCTTTAAAACTTGGAAGCAATGTCGCAAGTGATTTTGTAGCGAAATCTTCTTTGCCGGTTTGTGCGGCTGGCGAATATCTTCGTCATATTGCCCCTTCGGGAACTTTCGTTTGCTCGGCTCCTAGCGTACCCGGTGCAAATGTAACTGGTAACATTGCTGGAAGCGCCGCAGGCTTTACTGGTTCGCTTGTTGGGGATGTCTCAGGAACTCAAGGCGCTACGAGTGTAGATAAGATCAAAGGTGTCACGGTCGATATGACTGGTATCGCCTCTGGTAAAGTTTTGAAATACGACGGGTCCAAGTGGGCTCCGGCGGATGATGCTGGCACTGCAGGAAGTTTGACGGGTTTGACTGGTGATGTGACTTCTTCAGGAAGTCCGGTGGCAACGGTCACTTTAGCTGATGGCACTGTTGCTACGGCGAAGATCGTTGATGGTGCTGTAAATTCAGCAAAAATTTTAGATGCTACAATCGTCGACGCTGATATCGCTGCAGGTGCTGCAATTGTTGATACGAAACTTGCGACAATCTCTACGGCTGGGAAAGTTTCAGGCAGTGCGATTACTTCTGGAACTATCGCTGGCACTACTGCAATTAACACGAGTGGCTTAATTCAAACTTCAAACGGCTTCCGCGTTTATCAAGGTGCCAATTATGTAGAACTTAAAGCTCCTGCTGCTTTGGCTGGAGATTTAACTTTTAAACTTCCAGATACACTTGGCTCTAGTGGTCAGGTGCTGACTAATAATGGTAGCGGAAATTTGACGTGGTCGACTCCGGCTGTGGGTTCGGTGACTTCTGTTTCAGCAAGTGCGCCGTTAGCTAGCAGTGGTGGCGCGACCCCGACGATTTCACTTTCAGATACGGTGACTGCAGGTACGGCGACTAAGATCACTTACAATGCGAAGGGTTTGGTTACTGGGGGAGCTTCTTTAGTTGCGGGTGATATTCCGAATCTAACTGGTGATGTGACTTCCACTGGTGGAGCTGCGTCTACGAAAGTCGTCAAAATTCAAAACGTCGGTGTTGTTTCTACGACGCCTTTAACGGGACAGGCTTTCCTTTTTGACGGTACTAATTGGGGTATCCAGTATTTTGGTTTTGGGCAAATGCGCTCGACAACTACGGGTAACTTGCAGATGCCGACTTCGTGTTCGACTGCTGACAAAACTTTGACTTGGTCAGCAATCACCGACACGTTTGCTTGTACGACGATTGCGATTGCCAATACTCAAGTTTCCGGTTTGGGAACGGCTTCAACTAAAAACTTTGGTACTTCTGCAGGTCAGCTAGTGGAACTTGATGGTGGCGCTAGAATCCCCGCTTCACTTCTTCCGGTTGCTGCCGGCGGAGTGCTTGTTGATGGCGGTAACACTACGGGTGCTGCGATTTCAGTTGGTGCTAACGATGACCATAGTCTTCTTTTAAAAACGAATAACGCCACAAGGATCACGGTTGCGAATTCAGGAAATGTGGGCGTCGGTTATGGCAGTCCTGCTGTACAACTAGACGTTGCAAGCAAGGCGCGCGTAGTTGATGCTGCGACAGCATATTTAATGATTAACGGTGATAGCGGAAACACCCAAGGCGATGCCGGTGAAGTGACTGGCGTTTTGGGGTTCGGCTCTGATGGCGCAAATACAGCCGGTGTTCCTGCCAATGGAATGACTTTAGAGCATTTGAATTTTGCCGGCACCCATGCTTTGGCTTTTAGACATTATAATGCAAGTACTATGGTTGAAAGAATGCGCATCAATAATGATGGTAAAGTAGGTATCGGTACTACTGCCCCTATTGGTACTTTAGATATCGTCGCAAACAACAGCAGCTATCTTCGTATTCAACAATCTTCTGCCGATACCAATGCACCAGCTGTCGCATTTGCTAAATCTAGAGGAGATATAACGACTCCAGCAGCGGTTCTTTCTGGTGACCGCATCATGGGTCTTTATGGTCAGGCTTATCATTCCGGCAACGCCTTCACCGCTAATATCGCTGCTATTCAATTTCTTGCAGCGGAAAACATAACGGCTTCAGCACAAGGTAGCTCTATTGATTTTGGCACGACCCCAATTGGTTCAACTACTAGATCAACTCGCATGACCTTGGGACCAAATGGTTACTTGGGGATTGGACAAAGTTCGCCCGTAGTTCCATTGCATGTAAGATCAGCGCTAGCTACAACAGCTACTCATCCTTATCGCGCTGGTATTATCGCTGAAGGCGAAGGAACAGATGTGACAGGTCGAATCGGCTTAAAAACTTCAAGTGCGACTGAGTCCCCTGTTCTTTTGGGATATCGATCTCGAGGCACTATTGCTTCCCCTACCACACTCTCTTCGGGTGATGTGGTTTTATCTATCGTCGGAAGTGGTTACGATGGCACGGCTTGGTCGGCTGGTGCTAATAGTGGAGAAATGCATTTCGTTACGACGGAAGCGCATTCAGCGACAAATCACGGTACTGCAATACTGTTTAAGACTATAGCTAATGGCACAAACACGAACGCAGAAACAATGCGAATAGATCATGATGGTGAAGTGGGTATTGGTACTTCATCACCGTCGGCGGCATTAGATGTCGCTAGAGATCAAGATAGCAACACCGCTGTTCGCGTAAGAAACTCTCACAACTCAGGTACTACAGCTTATGCTAGTACAGCTGCTGAATCAGACGGATCAGCAATTGAAATGGTGGCTTACTCTACAACGCACACTGGGACATTTGGTACAGTTCCGATAGCAGACTCCGTAGCACTTCGCAGTTGGGCTGGTAAACCGACGAGCAATATGTTTGTGGGTACTGGATCCTCGGCACCACTGCATCTTGGAATTGCAAATACCCCAAGATTAACGTTTGCAACAAACGGCTACACGGGCCTTGGCACAACGACCCCGAATGGCCAACTTGATTTACAAGCAACCGGTGCCCACGAAATACGTTTCGGAAGCACAGGTATGAGTTCTACAAATAAAGATTTCAGAATCGTGCAAGATAATGCAGCTAACTTCACACGCCTTTCAACAGGTGGTGACACTTACACTTGGATGTCCTTCCAAATGGATACAGGCTTTGTAGGTATCGGAAATACAAGTCCGCAGTATACCTTAGATGTTACAGGAAACTTCCGTATCACAGGAACTCCGTACCGCAACGGTGGTGATATCGCATGGACTGTTCCTTCAGATAAACGCCTTAAAGATGTTACCGGCCAATATCAATATGGCTTAAAAGAAATCGCGAATCTTGATGTCATCCGCTTCCGCTATAAAAACGGTAACGCGATTGGCGCAGAGACAGAAAAAGAATTCGTTGGAGTTTTGGCTCAAGAAGTACAAAAACAAATCCCCGACGCCGTGAAATTGGAAAAGAACGGATACTTAAGCTTGAACAGCTCCCCTATTTTCTGGGCCCTAGTGAACTCAACAAAAGAGTTGAAGTTCCGCTGCGAATCCACTGAACAAAAAGTGGAAACTCATTCACGAATGATCGCAAGCCTGGTTGAAGAAAATAAAGAGCTAAAAGCGAAAGTGAAGAATACTGAATCAGAAATGCAGAAGTTAAAAGCGGCGAATGATGATCTGAAAGCCCGCATGGATAAGATTGAAAGAATGCTTCTAAAGAAGTAA
- a CDS encoding BolA family protein — MSRASRISEILNQALEPVHLEIENESHMHSVPPNSETHFKVLAVSNKFEGLSRIDRQRFINDLLKDELKSGLHALTQKTLTPQEWEKDSSRFESPDCLGKSGRR; from the coding sequence ATGTCCCGTGCTTCTAGAATCAGTGAAATTTTAAATCAGGCTCTTGAACCCGTTCATTTAGAGATCGAAAACGAGAGCCACATGCATTCGGTCCCGCCAAACAGTGAAACTCACTTCAAAGTTTTGGCGGTTTCAAATAAGTTCGAAGGTCTTTCCCGCATCGACCGCCAAAGATTCATCAATGATTTGCTAAAAGATGAGCTAAAAAGCGGCTTACATGCCCTGACCCAGAAAACTTTGACACCCCAAGAGTGGGAAAAAGATAGTTCTCGGTTTGAATCGCCGGACTGTCTCGGGAAGTCAGGTCGCCGATAA